Proteins encoded in a region of the Anopheles ziemanni chromosome 2, idAnoZiCoDA_A2_x.2, whole genome shotgun sequence genome:
- the LOC131282019 gene encoding uncharacterized protein LOC131282019 yields MLTTKAKMKLLRSSIVECSSGHLVAVLFTVLLPLVRAQDYDVTDIQCSFASQGSNLGDIITAKLKKPIGFKGAPLFADDRGVNPEADFACSIKQDRKDVSELAYDLKITDFSRCGVLKRNGFVHVRIWFPQFPSVVMQSDQELIIMCKPPEPTVIQNKAAGFAGSFPHGARVSGVVEETPGRLEYEVALYKEAPPIARISGNLAGHKNHSASSLPAVTNNEVPVDQAVPIGTKLQLRARISSQSVWKYVKLMEVTVSPDPDDPHAHGSVSLVRDGCRNRDFASIIPHQPARYRDKPNEVFLDFEAFLLSSMKERSTLWIHSQIKACMDAMDCQPDFCLDMYEPSKRLGRRRRDAQSRNRTEYTKFKENIEYTVIMPGEYDDALRYQQSPEQCKNFVVISGLLAALLALSTVITCGLASRMQGTGKKTIDELNAKGYSGRAIVQ; encoded by the exons CTATTACCGTTGGTTCGGGCACAGGATTACGATG TGACGGACATTCAGTGCTCGTTCGCCTCGCAAGGCTCTAACCTGGGCGACATCATTACGGCGAAGCTGAAGAAACCGATCGGCTTCAAGGGGGCACCGCTGTTCGCGGACGATCGGGGCGTCAATCCGGAAGCGGACTTTGCTTGCTCCATCAAGCAAGATCGTAAAGACGTGAGCGAGCTGGCGTACGATTTGAAGATTACCGATTTCTCACGGTGCGGCGTGCTAAAGCGAAAT GGTTTCGTACACGTCCGGATCTGGTTCCCGCAATTCCCATCGGTCGTCATGCAATCCGATCAGGAACTGATCATCATGTGCAAGCCGCCGGAGCCGACCGTTATCCAGAACAAGGCGGCTGGATTCGCGGGAAGTTT TCCACATGGGGCACGTGTTTCCGGAGTGGTGGAGGAAACTCCTGGACGGCTCGAGTATGAGGTAGCGCTGTACAAGGAAGCACCACCGATCGCGCGGATCAGCGGCAATTTGGCGGGTCACAAAAATCATTCGGCATCCTCACTTCCGGCCGTCACCAACAATGAAGTTCCGGTCGATCAGGCCGTCCCGATCGGCACCAAGTTGCAGTTGAGGGCCCGCATCAGCTCGCAGAGCGTGTGGAAGTACGTGAAGCTGATGGAGGTGACGGTTTCGCCCGATCCGGACGATCCGCATGCGCACGGATCGGTGTCGCTGGTGCGCGATGGTTGCCGGAATCGGGACTTTGCCTCGATCATTCCTCACCAGCCGGCCCGCTACCGTGACAAACcgaacgaggtgttcctggACTTTGAGGCGTTCCTGCTGAGCTCGATGAAGGAGCGTAGTACGCTTTGGATCCATTCCCAGATCAAGGCATGCATGGACGCGATGGATTGTCAGCCCGACTTTTGCCTCGACATGTACGAACCATCGAAAA GACTCGGTAGAAGGCGACGTGATGCGCAAAGTCGGAATCGTACTGAATACACCAAGTTCAAGGAAAACATTGAGTACACCGTCATTATGCCGGGAGAGTACGACGATGCTTTACGCTACCAGCAGAGTCCGGAACAGTGCAAAAACTTTGTGGTCATCTCGGGCCTTTTGGCAGCATTGTTGGCGCTCTCGACAGTGATA ACTTGCGGCTTGGCGTCACGGATGCAGGGTACAGGCAAGAAGACCATCGACGAACTGAACGCCAAGGGATACTCTGGGCGAGCGATTGTGCAGTAA